A window of the Desulforapulum autotrophicum HRM2 genome harbors these coding sequences:
- the mpl gene encoding UDP-N-acetylmuramate:L-alanyl-gamma-D-glutamyl-meso-diaminopimelate ligase, with protein MGLENNFIPATVRKIHMIAACGTGMGALACMLKDLGYEVTGSDHNVYPPMSDFLEAKGVTLLKGFDGANLDPETDLVIVGNAVFRSNPEAVAAMERGIAFCSMPQALNYFVAKDKKIILVTGTHGKTTTSSLMAHVLNQAGLDPSFMIGGIVTDFNSNYRIGGGDYIVIEGDEYDTAFFDKGPKFMHYAPCFTIMTGVEFDHADIFRDLDHVRQIFAAFVKGLLPESMTIAWGDDMNLKEILAHANNRIQRYGHGPGEWQCIDLKVEQGTSVFRIKDPEGKILRFAIPLMGDHNVMNALAVIAVARQINIPVDVLARALVSFSGVKRRQEVRGVKRGITVMDDFAHHPTAVRETLRAVRPFYTQGRIIAVFEPRTNSSMRKVFQTIYPQAFDDADLVCICRPSAMGKIPVEERLSPEKLVADICERGTQALLFDDTDTLVDFLVKMGVTGDLMLIMSNGGFDNIHNRLLERL; from the coding sequence ATGGGGCTTGAAAATAATTTTATCCCGGCAACGGTAAGAAAGATTCACATGATCGCCGCCTGTGGTACGGGCATGGGGGCACTTGCCTGCATGCTCAAAGATCTGGGATATGAGGTGACAGGTTCGGACCATAATGTTTATCCGCCCATGAGTGATTTCCTTGAGGCAAAGGGGGTGACCCTTTTAAAGGGGTTTGATGGGGCCAACCTTGACCCGGAAACCGATCTTGTGATTGTGGGAAATGCGGTTTTCAGATCCAATCCAGAGGCTGTTGCTGCAATGGAGAGGGGAATTGCGTTTTGCTCCATGCCCCAGGCATTGAATTATTTTGTTGCCAAAGATAAAAAGATCATCCTTGTGACCGGCACCCACGGCAAAACCACCACCTCGTCCCTCATGGCCCATGTCCTGAATCAGGCAGGGCTTGACCCTTCGTTCATGATCGGTGGAATCGTGACTGATTTCAACAGTAATTACCGAATTGGTGGGGGTGATTATATCGTTATCGAGGGGGATGAATATGATACAGCCTTTTTTGATAAGGGACCGAAATTCATGCATTATGCCCCCTGTTTTACCATTATGACCGGGGTTGAGTTTGACCATGCAGATATCTTCAGGGACCTGGACCATGTCAGGCAGATCTTCGCCGCCTTTGTCAAGGGGCTTTTACCTGAAAGCATGACCATTGCCTGGGGGGACGACATGAACCTCAAGGAGATTCTTGCCCATGCAAATAACCGGATCCAGCGCTATGGCCATGGCCCAGGCGAGTGGCAGTGTATTGACCTTAAGGTTGAGCAAGGAACGAGCGTTTTCAGAATCAAGGACCCAGAGGGAAAGATTCTTCGGTTTGCCATCCCCCTCATGGGAGATCACAATGTGATGAATGCCCTTGCCGTGATTGCTGTTGCACGACAGATCAACATTCCTGTTGATGTGCTGGCCCGGGCCCTTGTCAGCTTTTCAGGTGTTAAAAGACGCCAGGAGGTGAGGGGGGTTAAACGTGGTATCACCGTTATGGATGATTTTGCCCATCACCCGACGGCTGTCAGGGAAACCCTGCGGGCCGTCCGTCCGTTTTACACCCAGGGCCGGATTATTGCCGTGTTCGAACCCAGAACCAATTCAAGCATGCGTAAGGTTTTTCAAACCATTTATCCACAGGCCTTTGACGACGCTGACCTGGTCTGTATTTGCCGACCTTCTGCCATGGGAAAAATCCCCGTTGAAGAAAGGCTTTCTCCTGAAAAACTGGTTGCAGATATTTGTGAACGGGGTACACAGGCCTTGCTGTTTGACGATACCGACACCCTTGTGGATTTTCTTGTTAAAATGGGTGTTACGGGTGATTTAATGCTTATTATGTCAAATGGCGGGTTTGATAATATTCACAACAGGCTTCTGGAGCGACTTTGA
- a CDS encoding bacteriohemerythrin, translating to MEKLDKIEWDEKLSVDIPEIDELQKKMFALLNVLIDLKLKNKDAKECSNMVAEINEYSRYFFSKEEEYLRKAGYPEIDTHAKEHRKFIKNTISLRRQVTEDKDNLNYEVIRQMRNWLVDHIITSDLMYVPFLRTTAYLKDLKK from the coding sequence ATGGAAAAGTTAGATAAAATAGAGTGGGATGAGAAACTCAGCGTTGATATCCCTGAGATAGATGAGCTTCAGAAAAAAATGTTTGCGCTTTTGAATGTTTTGATCGACTTGAAACTGAAGAATAAGGACGCCAAAGAGTGTTCAAATATGGTTGCAGAGATAAACGAATACAGCCGTTATTTTTTCAGCAAAGAAGAGGAGTACCTCAGGAAAGCGGGTTATCCGGAGATTGATACCCATGCAAAGGAACATCGAAAGTTCATTAAAAACACCATCAGTCTGCGCCGTCAGGTCACAGAGGATAAGGACAACCTGAACTATGAAGTGATCCGGCAGATGCGAAACTGGCTGGTCGATCACATCATCACAAGCGATCTGATGTATGTTCCTTTTTTGAGGACAACGGCCTATCTCAAAGATTTAAAAAAATAG
- a CDS encoding DEAD/DEAH box helicase has protein sequence MASKDPMELIVNSALTLCGMDTGFRDRVTALLTMPNPKYADADKQGRNTAHIARDLFFYRENDDGSVAMPRGFLYELEALVRDAGLSLDIKDKRRTLPSREISFYGKLRFHQLSAVKDLLERDFGVSHIPTGGGKTVVALWLIAHRKQPALIVVHTRELLNQWLDRIETFLHIPRARIGIIGNGKFMIGNEVTIATIQSLVRRTDDLVPRTGFLILDECHRVPAMQYIETIKQFDCRYMLGLTATPWRRDRLSKAIFWHIGEITGQIDKKDLLEDKSLCEAEVVWVKTGFNTDIDASSNYSQALSALTRDPHRNRLICDTVLSRTGNGIDLVLSDRREHCEMLGQLLETTGQIRSAVLTGDKTSKQRTQIMRALYQGKITVLIATGQLIGEGFDLPGLTTLYLTTPVKFPGRVIQYVGRILRPSKEKTKATIVDFVDVNNPVFKASATSRFYTYRQQGIVEQHSIE, from the coding sequence ATGGCGTCAAAGGACCCCATGGAGTTGATTGTAAATAGCGCCTTGACCCTGTGCGGCATGGATACGGGGTTTAGAGACCGGGTGACCGCCCTCCTGACCATGCCCAATCCCAAATATGCCGATGCTGACAAACAGGGTAGAAACACTGCTCACATTGCCCGGGATCTTTTTTTTTACAGGGAAAATGACGATGGGAGCGTAGCAATGCCAAGGGGGTTTCTATACGAGTTAGAGGCCCTTGTCAGGGATGCCGGGTTAAGCCTTGATATTAAGGACAAAAGAAGAACACTGCCTTCCCGGGAGATTTCCTTTTACGGCAAGCTGCGCTTTCATCAGCTTTCAGCTGTTAAAGATCTTTTGGAAAGGGATTTCGGGGTCTCTCACATCCCGACCGGAGGCGGAAAAACCGTGGTGGCCCTCTGGCTGATTGCCCATCGTAAACAGCCTGCCCTGATTGTTGTACACACCCGGGAGTTGCTCAACCAGTGGCTTGACAGGATTGAAACTTTTCTGCACATTCCACGGGCCAGGATCGGTATCATCGGCAATGGTAAATTCATGATCGGCAACGAGGTCACCATTGCAACGATCCAGAGCCTTGTACGGCGAACGGATGACCTGGTGCCCCGGACGGGCTTTCTTATCCTGGATGAATGCCACAGGGTTCCGGCCATGCAGTATATTGAGACCATAAAGCAGTTTGACTGCAGGTACATGCTCGGTCTTACGGCAACCCCATGGCGGCGGGACAGGCTTTCAAAGGCTATTTTCTGGCATATTGGAGAGATTACAGGGCAGATAGATAAAAAGGATCTTCTTGAAGATAAAAGTCTTTGTGAGGCCGAAGTGGTCTGGGTGAAGACCGGGTTCAATACAGACATTGACGCATCAAGCAACTATTCCCAGGCCCTTTCTGCCCTGACAAGGGATCCCCATAGAAACAGACTCATCTGTGATACTGTGCTAAGCCGGACGGGTAATGGGATTGATCTTGTACTGTCCGATCGCAGGGAACATTGTGAGATGTTGGGACAACTGCTTGAAACCACAGGACAGATCAGATCTGCCGTCCTGACCGGGGATAAGACTTCAAAGCAAAGGACCCAAATCATGAGGGCCCTTTACCAGGGCAAGATTACGGTTCTTATCGCCACAGGTCAGCTCATTGGTGAGGGGTTTGATCTTCCCGGGCTGACCACCCTTTATCTGACAACGCCTGTCAAGTTCCCTGGTCGGGTTATTCAGTATGTGGGCAGAATACTTCGTCCGTCAAAGGAAAAAACCAAGGCAACCATTGTTGATTTTGTTGACGTTAATAATCCGGTGTTCAAGGCATCGGCCACGTCAAGGTTTTATACCTATCGGCAGCAGGGAATTGTTGAACAGCATTCCATTGAATGA
- a CDS encoding HDOD domain-containing protein, whose protein sequence is MVEKQLDKILKKNTLYHLGFAQDVPGFNVGIAALSCILLIQKRQKDISISEDSSLSSYTSETLLDELMDMGVAVDCDYDEIIRRIQDEKYIFIDSEDRYSSGKLSIILTHVFSLVYPTMEGMLLIAYLVETAKSVKSIGNNIKKTLTQVDQTLRSQGVSVGMEKMPQGYGPVLNKIVFHPHVAIGNGEIRPSSFATIFRERARKRKRVIVYLENSMKKKGDLPVLPLNGRSMKQQMAQHLYSTSDISDIILSDVAMIINILKKANQGGKKKAIATISHAIMLLGNDELHKTIEAFTSLDDIDDADLRKEFEHFFVTSYMSNSITRHYAMKSEIKDIEQMCICSMIHNLGQMIVLYYYPEAYNQIKKITLQHNNKRRAAREVLGTTYDNIGIYFATEWHLPFTTIESLRVCYFNRIGKTRDNLIINLPFCSGELCAFLGGGLDKRQTMRLRELVNSLNLFSRELSSLLEKAWNDTKAFSKKQKISITKRELAKIAATG, encoded by the coding sequence ATGGTTGAAAAACAGTTAGACAAAATTCTTAAAAAAAATACCCTTTACCATTTGGGGTTTGCCCAGGATGTACCCGGTTTTAATGTCGGCATTGCGGCATTATCCTGTATTCTTCTCATCCAAAAACGGCAAAAGGATATCTCCATATCTGAAGATTCATCCCTGTCAAGCTATACCAGTGAAACCCTTTTGGACGAACTCATGGACATGGGCGTTGCTGTTGATTGTGACTATGATGAAATTATCCGCAGGATACAGGATGAGAAGTATATCTTCATTGACAGTGAGGACCGGTATTCTTCCGGGAAATTATCAATTATTTTGACCCATGTTTTCAGCCTTGTTTACCCAACCATGGAGGGAATGCTGCTGATTGCCTATTTGGTTGAGACTGCAAAATCTGTCAAGTCTATTGGAAATAACATTAAGAAAACCCTTACCCAGGTGGATCAGACATTAAGGAGCCAGGGGGTATCTGTGGGCATGGAAAAAATGCCCCAGGGATACGGGCCTGTTCTGAATAAAATTGTTTTTCATCCCCATGTAGCCATTGGAAATGGAGAGATAAGGCCTTCTTCGTTTGCCACAATTTTCAGGGAAAGAGCCCGTAAACGAAAACGTGTGATTGTCTATCTTGAAAACAGCATGAAAAAAAAGGGTGATCTTCCCGTACTTCCCCTGAATGGCCGATCCATGAAGCAGCAGATGGCGCAACACCTTTATTCCACCTCGGATATTTCAGATATCATCCTGAGTGATGTGGCCATGATCATCAATATTTTGAAAAAAGCCAACCAAGGTGGAAAAAAAAAGGCCATTGCAACGATTTCCCACGCCATCATGCTTCTTGGCAATGATGAACTGCATAAAACAATAGAGGCTTTTACCTCCCTGGATGATATTGATGATGCCGATCTTAGAAAAGAATTTGAACATTTTTTTGTTACTTCATATATGAGCAACAGTATAACCCGGCACTATGCCATGAAATCCGAGATAAAGGATATTGAGCAGATGTGTATCTGCTCGATGATTCATAACCTGGGGCAGATGATTGTTCTTTATTATTATCCCGAAGCCTATAATCAAATAAAAAAAATAACCTTACAACATAACAACAAGAGAAGGGCCGCAAGGGAGGTTCTTGGGACGACTTACGATAATATCGGTATCTATTTTGCCACAGAGTGGCATTTGCCATTTACCACCATTGAAAGTCTAAGGGTCTGTTATTTTAACCGTATTGGTAAAACCCGTGATAACCTTATTATTAATCTTCCCTTCTGTTCCGGCGAGTTATGTGCTTTTCTGGGGGGTGGGTTGGATAAAAGACAGACCATGAGGCTAAGGGAACTTGTCAACAGCTTGAACCTGTTTTCCAGGGAACTTTCCAGCCTTCTTGAGAAAGCCTGGAATGATACCAAGGCTTTCTCAAAAAAGCAGAAAATTTCCATTACAAAGCGCGAACTTGCCAAAATCGCCGCCACAGGGTGA
- a CDS encoding N-acyl amino acid synthase FeeM domain-containing protein yields the protein MSQYNFKPADCIQDFFTALKLVQDVYIEEGYVNAQEISCPCRILKNHLFDKTAVFIGKKNKKLIFTASLFPDSPDKLPMDTIFGKELDLLRAQGRRIGEVGCLATHPDIRDGSQNTLMQGNKILFKYAKEHLHLDDLVITVNPKHAPVYKQLLLFDDLGNGKVKAYPKVNKNPAVALRVNLRKVEEAFMQRYGNNTPETNLHHFFFVKKSPLIQLPANNTLVANPFVRFFTPPIRTDQHKPLSIQPDVVGEYIVPQHSVQQYPMPFHTNPDDSLDIKWLSEDMFNRKFMPLHGGMNV from the coding sequence ATGAGCCAGTATAATTTCAAACCTGCGGACTGTATTCAAGACTTTTTTACCGCATTAAAGCTTGTCCAGGATGTCTATATTGAGGAAGGGTATGTCAATGCACAGGAGATTTCATGTCCGTGCAGGATTCTTAAAAATCATTTGTTTGATAAAACCGCTGTGTTCATCGGTAAAAAGAATAAAAAACTCATATTTACTGCCAGCCTGTTCCCGGACTCACCAGACAAGTTGCCAATGGACACCATCTTTGGCAAAGAACTGGATCTTCTGAGGGCCCAGGGACGAAGGATCGGTGAGGTCGGTTGCCTTGCCACACACCCGGATATCAGGGATGGATCCCAGAACACGCTCATGCAAGGTAACAAGATTTTATTCAAATATGCCAAGGAACATCTCCATCTCGACGACCTGGTTATAACGGTTAATCCTAAACATGCACCGGTTTATAAGCAACTCCTGCTGTTTGACGATCTGGGCAACGGAAAAGTCAAAGCATACCCCAAAGTCAATAAAAATCCTGCCGTTGCCCTGAGAGTAAACCTACGGAAAGTAGAAGAAGCTTTCATGCAGCGTTATGGGAACAATACCCCGGAAACAAATCTTCATCATTTTTTCTTCGTCAAAAAAAGCCCCTTGATTCAGCTTCCGGCCAACAACACGCTTGTGGCCAACCCCTTTGTTCGCTTTTTTACCCCGCCCATCAGAACTGACCAGCACAAGCCTCTTTCCATTCAGCCCGATGTCGTGGGAGAATATATTGTTCCGCAGCATTCCGTTCAACAATACCCTATGCCATTCCACACAAACCCAGACGATTCTTTAGATATTAAATGGTTGTCTGAAGACATGTTTAACAGGAAGTTTATGCCCCTTCATGGGGGAATGAACGTTTAA
- a CDS encoding sigma-54-dependent transcriptional regulator, which produces MEHILIVDDDISLLRMLKMRLEAENYQITDVTTGSEAQAAVTAVFFDLAIIDYQLSDETGIELMGLLNKIDPELPVIILTAYGTIEKAVLAIKKGAYSYLTKPFDDSELIQQVKQCLEKNKLTKEIKALRGMVSEKFGFENIIAKDEKMKAVLRTSAQAAETDSSILIEGESGTGKELIAKSIHVSSPRRNGPFIAINCAAIPESLFESELFGYKKGAFTGAAKNKKGFLEQAQNGTFFFDEISEIPISIQAKLLRVLQENEFYPLGGSEKIKFEARIISATNKKLAEEVSKGNFRQDLYYRIHVIPITLPPLRERRDCIPILAHCFLNDFSQQMGKNVSQFSPGAMKKLMTALWPGNVRELKNIVEYCVAMSSESVISQDMILLEPDKTSNELKPFKQAKLEFEKKYIIQLLELTKGNVSRAAKLAGKYRADFYDLMNKCGLKAEDFRDAL; this is translated from the coding sequence ATGGAACACATATTGATCGTTGATGATGATATCTCTTTGCTGAGAATGCTTAAAATGAGGCTTGAAGCGGAAAACTATCAAATCACAGATGTGACAACCGGGTCTGAGGCACAGGCTGCAGTTACCGCTGTTTTTTTTGACTTGGCAATCATTGATTATCAGCTGAGTGATGAAACAGGTATTGAGTTGATGGGATTGCTCAATAAAATAGACCCTGAACTGCCAGTGATTATTCTAACGGCCTATGGCACCATTGAAAAGGCTGTATTGGCCATCAAAAAAGGGGCTTATAGTTATCTTACAAAGCCTTTTGATGATTCCGAATTGATTCAGCAGGTCAAACAATGCCTTGAAAAAAATAAATTAACAAAAGAAATAAAAGCGCTGCGAGGCATGGTGTCTGAAAAATTTGGGTTTGAAAATATTATTGCCAAAGATGAAAAAATGAAAGCCGTTCTTAGAACAAGCGCCCAGGCCGCTGAAACGGATTCAAGTATTTTGATTGAAGGTGAAAGTGGCACGGGAAAAGAGCTGATTGCCAAATCCATCCATGTGTCCAGCCCACGGAGAAACGGCCCATTTATTGCCATCAATTGTGCTGCCATCCCTGAATCGTTGTTTGAAAGTGAACTTTTTGGTTATAAAAAAGGCGCATTTACCGGTGCTGCAAAAAACAAAAAAGGATTTTTGGAACAGGCCCAGAATGGGACCTTTTTCTTTGATGAAATATCTGAAATTCCGATTTCCATCCAGGCCAAGTTACTCAGGGTATTGCAGGAAAACGAGTTTTATCCCCTGGGAGGAAGTGAAAAAATTAAATTTGAAGCTCGGATTATTTCTGCCACCAATAAAAAACTTGCCGAGGAGGTATCCAAAGGAAACTTCAGGCAAGACCTCTATTATCGAATTCATGTCATCCCCATAACGTTGCCGCCCCTGAGGGAACGGCGCGACTGCATTCCTATCCTTGCCCATTGTTTTTTAAATGACTTCAGTCAGCAGATGGGAAAAAATGTCAGTCAGTTTTCGCCAGGCGCTATGAAAAAGTTGATGACTGCCCTCTGGCCTGGGAATGTAAGGGAGTTGAAAAATATTGTTGAGTATTGCGTTGCCATGTCCAGTGAATCGGTGATTTCCCAGGACATGATCCTGTTGGAACCAGACAAGACCAGCAATGAATTAAAACCGTTCAAACAGGCAAAACTGGAGTTTGAAAAAAAATATATCATTCAGTTGCTTGAACTGACCAAGGGAAATGTGAGCCGCGCTGCAAAGCTGGCTGGCAAATACAGGGCTGATTTTTATGACCTGATGAACAAATGCGGACTTAAAGCCGAAGACTTCAGGGATGCCCTGTAG
- a CDS encoding HAMP domain-containing sensor histidine kinase has protein sequence MGLTLFKRLVIGNIIILLFIFALGSFVVFRLNVVQKMTQEIVAKNQQSILFGDRLLDSLSSLAKFGEKYFVSRDINYYNRFTSVKTELETEFQAVINLMETDEQKELSIEAFDSFTGYLKRFEEKADLSIVGETIDIDLFLEEAGPLLKVTVMNLKKMTAITRSIIADKLNRSSQMSSQIRLVTGITTVFALFLGMLITTFNTRSITKSVTRLQQKTKEIARGHFEEIQTIKGPKEIQDLSVHFNTMCRRLKELDSLKADFVSHVSHELRTPVTSIKGASTILSKGFYADNPEKQRELFLLIHGECDRLLYSVMRILDYSKMEAKQMEYRYIRRSLPVVIRKSILKLAPLSGEKQIDLEFSPPQEDLPDVCIDEDRILEVLNNLIGNALKFTPKKGKVVVSCFSVDSGKKLIMTVVDNGPGIKPEHLEKIFYKFKQIDDSLGTRMGTGLGLSISKHIIKAHGGSIWAESQYSKGTKILVTLPAAV, from the coding sequence ATGGGCCTTACCCTGTTCAAACGCCTGGTGATTGGTAATATCATTATTCTTTTATTTATTTTTGCACTTGGAAGCTTTGTTGTTTTCAGGCTGAATGTCGTTCAAAAAATGACCCAGGAAATTGTTGCCAAAAATCAGCAAAGTATTCTATTTGGGGATCGTCTCTTGGACTCTTTATCCTCCCTTGCCAAGTTCGGTGAAAAATATTTTGTATCCAGGGATATTAATTATTACAATCGGTTCACCTCTGTGAAAACAGAACTGGAAACAGAGTTCCAAGCCGTTATTAATCTAATGGAAACAGATGAACAAAAAGAGCTTAGTATCGAAGCGTTTGACTCTTTTACAGGCTACCTGAAGCGGTTTGAAGAAAAGGCTGACCTGAGTATCGTCGGGGAGACAATCGATATCGATCTTTTTTTAGAAGAGGCAGGCCCCCTCCTTAAAGTCACCGTCATGAATCTGAAGAAAATGACTGCAATCACCCGGAGTATTATTGCCGACAAATTAAATCGGTCCAGCCAGATGAGCTCTCAGATTCGTTTGGTTACTGGGATAACGACTGTGTTTGCCCTTTTTTTGGGAATGCTCATCACCACTTTCAACACGCGGTCAATTACAAAATCAGTGACCCGTCTTCAACAAAAGACCAAAGAAATTGCCCGGGGACATTTCGAAGAAATCCAAACGATCAAGGGACCAAAAGAGATCCAGGATTTATCTGTCCATTTTAATACCATGTGCCGTCGGTTAAAAGAACTGGACAGCCTGAAGGCTGATTTTGTAAGCCATGTATCCCATGAATTGAGGACACCGGTTACATCCATAAAGGGAGCTTCAACCATTTTATCCAAGGGTTTTTATGCTGATAATCCTGAGAAACAAAGGGAATTGTTCCTCCTGATCCATGGAGAATGCGATCGGTTGTTATACTCGGTCATGAGAATTCTTGACTATTCCAAAATGGAAGCCAAACAAATGGAATACCGTTATATCCGACGCAGTCTACCGGTTGTGATACGAAAATCTATTCTGAAGTTGGCCCCATTGTCCGGGGAAAAACAGATTGATCTTGAATTTTCTCCTCCCCAGGAGGATCTTCCAGACGTTTGCATTGATGAAGACAGGATCTTGGAAGTCCTGAATAATTTAATCGGCAATGCCTTGAAATTTACACCGAAAAAAGGGAAGGTTGTCGTCAGTTGTTTTTCCGTTGATTCCGGCAAAAAGCTGATAATGACGGTGGTGGATAACGGACCGGGAATCAAACCTGAACATCTTGAAAAGATTTTTTATAAATTCAAACAAATTGATGATAGTCTTGGCACTAGAATGGGGACCGGACTGGGGTTATCAATTTCAAAACATATCATCAAGGCGCATGGGGGAAGTATATGGGCGGAAAGTCAATATTCAAAAGGTACAAAAATTTTGGTTACTTTACCTGCGGCAGTATAA
- a CDS encoding GIY-YIG nuclease family protein, producing the protein MIDFDKELETILETDPLGLLEIKPKASSVISADERLLASFEEINAFVEEHNHEPAVSRDISERKLYSRLKSLRDSPEKAATLVKFDIFDLLGDVKIPESKEIKTIEDILKDDMLGLLGGENSLGESDPDDIFRLKNVPKSVDMPDYIAKRKPCKDFEKFEHLFKQNHAELASKKKKMRPFTSELQIKPGAFFVLQGMMVYVANVGQKELKNFGNVNARLYCVFENGTESNMLLRSLAAALWKEENSRQIVNADQKEMFNEDGTISEEDEPTGYIYILRSLSEDPKIKDIKDLYKIGFSSQPVKQRIQNAEQEPTYLMADVMIITEFKTFNLNPQKLEKLLHRFFAKSCLNLDVFDNEGKRYTPREWFILPLHIIETAINLLINGEIVNYSYDYQKQEIVDK; encoded by the coding sequence ATGATTGACTTCGATAAAGAACTGGAGACAATTTTAGAAACTGATCCTCTGGGTTTGTTAGAGATTAAACCAAAGGCATCTTCAGTGATTAGCGCAGATGAACGGCTACTTGCCTCGTTTGAAGAAATTAATGCGTTTGTGGAAGAACACAATCATGAGCCTGCAGTTAGTCGAGATATCAGTGAACGAAAGCTTTATAGCCGATTGAAGAGTCTGCGGGATAGCCCTGAGAAGGCTGCAACATTGGTGAAGTTTGATATATTTGATTTATTAGGTGACGTAAAAATCCCTGAATCAAAAGAGATTAAAACAATCGAGGATATATTAAAAGATGATATGCTTGGATTGCTTGGAGGTGAAAATTCATTGGGTGAATCTGATCCAGATGATATTTTCAGGCTTAAAAATGTTCCGAAATCTGTTGATATGCCGGATTATATTGCCAAACGAAAACCATGTAAAGATTTTGAAAAGTTTGAACATTTATTTAAACAAAATCATGCTGAACTTGCTTCAAAGAAAAAAAAGATGCGACCATTTACCAGTGAACTACAAATCAAGCCTGGTGCATTTTTCGTTTTGCAAGGGATGATGGTTTATGTTGCAAATGTGGGTCAAAAAGAACTGAAAAATTTCGGTAATGTAAATGCCAGACTCTACTGTGTGTTTGAAAATGGGACTGAGTCTAATATGCTATTGCGCTCTCTAGCTGCAGCACTTTGGAAAGAAGAAAATAGCCGTCAAATAGTGAATGCTGATCAAAAAGAAATGTTCAATGAAGATGGAACAATATCAGAGGAAGACGAGCCAACTGGTTACATATACATTCTACGCTCCTTAAGCGAAGATCCTAAAATAAAAGATATAAAAGATTTATATAAAATTGGTTTCTCCAGCCAGCCAGTTAAACAGCGAATCCAGAATGCTGAACAAGAACCCACATATTTAATGGCAGATGTGATGATCATCACTGAGTTTAAGACGTTCAACTTGAATCCACAAAAGCTGGAAAAATTGTTACACAGATTTTTTGCTAAAAGTTGTCTTAACCTTGATGTGTTTGATAATGAGGGGAAACGTTATACGCCACGTGAATGGTTCATTCTCCCACTGCATATCATTGAAACTGCTATTAATCTTCTGATCAACGGGGAAATTGTTAATTACAGCTATGATTATCAGAAACAGGAAATTGTGGATAAATGA